The following is a genomic window from Niveispirillum cyanobacteriorum.
GGAAGATCATCGCCATGACCTTCGAGAAGCTGCGGTTTGAGCGGGAGGGGCGGGTGGCCTTGATCACCCTGAACCGGCCAGAGGCGCAGAACGCCATCGACCGGGCGCTGAACGCCGAACTGCACACGGTATGGGAACAGTTTGCCCGTGATGACGGGCTGGACGTCGCGGTGCTGACGGGGGCGGGCAGGGCCTTCTGTGCGGGGGCCGATCTGGCTGACTATATCCCGCAATTCCTGGATGGTGACATGCTGGCGGTGCGCGCCAACGTGCCAACGGGTCTGGGCGGCATTACGCGGGGACAGCACCGTCTGGCCAAGCCGGTGATAGGGGCCGTCAATGGCTGGGCGCTGGCGGGCGGGTTCGAACTGGCGCTGGCCTGCGATATCCGCCTTGCGGCGGAGGGGGCGAAGTTCGGGTCCTATGAGATCCATCGCGGTTTTCACCATGGCGATGGCGGCATCGTGCGCATGGTGCAGAGCATCGGGGTGGCGCGGACCATGGATATCGTCCTGACGGGCCGCGATGTGACAGCGGCAGAGGCACTGTCCATGGGCTTGGTCAGCCACGTGGTGGCTGCGGAGATGCTGCTGCCCACAGCGATGGAACTGGCGGGCCGCATCGCCAGCAAAAGCCAGGTGGCCATCCGGTCGGCCAAGGAGACCATCCTGGAAGTCGCGGGACGCACTTTGGATGACGCGCTGCGGCTGGAGGCACTGTACGGCTATTCCAGCGGGGATGTGCGGGAAGTGAAGCGTCAACTGGAAAAGTTTTTTGCAAAATCTGGGATGGGTAAAACTTGACCCGTTCCTTCCTTGATAGCGGGCTATGCCATCCTGTCTTGCAACCTGTGACATGTCATGTTCTGATACATCCAATGATATGACAGACCGGGATAAGGTCGGGGTGGAACGGGCATGGCGCCGTCGGAATCGCCGCTGAAACTGTCGGACGAGATACAGCGCGATACGCGCACCATCCTGTTCCGCGGCACCTATGGTGCTGACAGCCAGCCTGTGCGGGTGCGGGTGCCGGCCCTGCGTCAAGCCCGCGATATTGCCGCCATCCATCGTGAACATGACATGCTGGCCCGGTTCGGGTCGGCCCGCATTGATGCGGTTCTGGCCCTGACAGAGTCTGCGCATGGGCCGACCCTGGTGCTGGCTGACCGGTCGGAGACCTGCCTCAGCGATCTGATACCCGTGGGTGGCATGCCGCTGGAGCGGTTTCTGCCGCTGGCCCATGACATGGCTGTCGCGGTGGAGGAGGTGCATGCCAGCGACATGGTCCATCGCGACATTCGGCCCGCCAGTTTCTGGGTGGCGGATGCCGACGGGTCTGTTCGGCTTGGCAATTTCTGCCGCGCCTCCCTGGTCCCCAATGAGGCGGCGCTGGGCCTGGGGGCCGGGCGGTTGGATGGGGACCTGCGCTATCTGTCGCCCGAACAGACGGGGCGCATGAACCGCGTCGTCGATTACCGCAGCGATCTCTATTCGTTGGGTCTTTGTTATTACGAGATGCTGACGGGGCAGTTGCCCTTCAATGCCGGCGATGCGGTCGGCTGGGTCCATTGCCATATCGCGCGGGAGCCACGGCCCATCCGCGACCTGCGCCCCGACCTTGCCGAGCCGCTGGCCGATCTGGTCATGCGCCTGCTGGCCAAGGCGGCGGAGCAGCGGTACCAGCAGGCCGCCACCCTGAAATCGGACTTGGCCACCGCCATGCTGGAATGGCGGGCCACGGGACGGATCATTCGGTTTCAACCGGCGCGCGGCGACCGCCCGCGACAACTGGTCCTGCCGCAGCGCCTGTTCGGGCGCGACCAGGAGGTGGGGCAACTGGTCGGCGCGTTCGAGCGGACCTGTGAGGGGGATGTTGAATTGCTGGCCGTGGCCGGCGGGTCGGGTATCGGTAAATCGGTCCTGGTGCGCGAGGTGCAGCGGCCCCTGACGGCGCGACGCGGATATTATGCGGAGGGCAAGTTCGACCAGCTGCGCCGGGATGTACCGTTCCTGGCCCTGATCCAGCCGTTGCGCGATCTGGTTAAACA
Proteins encoded in this region:
- a CDS encoding enoyl-CoA hydratase/isomerase family protein; translation: MTFEKLRFEREGRVALITLNRPEAQNAIDRALNAELHTVWEQFARDDGLDVAVLTGAGRAFCAGADLADYIPQFLDGDMLAVRANVPTGLGGITRGQHRLAKPVIGAVNGWALAGGFELALACDIRLAAEGAKFGSYEIHRGFHHGDGGIVRMVQSIGVARTMDIVLTGRDVTAAEALSMGLVSHVVAAEMLLPTAMELAGRIASKSQVAIRSAKETILEVAGRTLDDALRLEALYGYSSGDVREVKRQLEKFFAKSGMGKT